A stretch of the Hippocampus zosterae strain Florida chromosome 18, ASM2543408v3, whole genome shotgun sequence genome encodes the following:
- the LOC127591165 gene encoding glutamate receptor ionotropic, NMDA 1 isoform X13: MARARRSTKRACTAVRTKDSDRLARSALRRKVGVIVPRVAHTLHEALQIPWARTFFSGERVALPSRSCSSRAACTRERSARAGGFSLTVLLAQTMKLFLLAVVVWCSCARAGCEPKIVNIGAVLSQKRYEQVFKDAVTQANQVYGRDKFKLTAISVTHKPNAIQMALSVCEDLISSQVYAILVSHPPQSNDHLTPTPVSYTAGFYRIPVVGLTTRMSIYSDKSIHLSFLRTVPPYSHQAHVWFDLMREFNWNHIILIVSDDHEGRAAQKRLETLLEERETKAEKVLQFSQETNLTALLLEAKELEARVIILSASEEDAAAVYKAARFLNMTGSGYVWLVGEREMSGKALSEAPDGLIGLQLINGKNESAHINDAVAVVAQSVQELFEKENITEPPRGCVGNTNIWKTGPLFKRVLMSSKYPEGLTGRVEFNDDGDRKYAHYSILNYQKSRLIQVGVYNGTQVVMNNQRKIIWPGGETEKPQGFQMSTRLKIVTIHQEPFVYVKPTMPDGTCKEEMTLNGVLIKKVICTGPNETIPGRPIVPQCCYGFCIDLLIKLAMTMNFTYEVHLVADGKFGTQERVNNSNKKEWNGMMGELLGGLADMIVAPLTINNERAQYIEFSKPFKYQGLTILVKKEIPRSTLDSFMQPFQSTLWLLVGLSVHVVAVMLYLLDRFSPFGRFKVNSEEEEEDALTLSSAMWFSWGVLLNSGIGEGAPRSFSARILGMVWAGFAMIIVASYTANLAAFLVLDRPEERITGINDPRLRNPSDKFIYATVKQSSVDIYFRRQVELSTMYRHMEKHNYESAAEAIQAVRDNKLHAFIWDSAVLEFEASQKCDLVTTGELFFRSGFGIGMRKDSPWKQNVSLAILSSHENGFMEDLDKTWVRYQECDSRSNAPATLTFENMAGVFMLVAGGIAAGIFLIFIEIAYKRHKDARRKQMQLAFAAVNVWRKNLQQYPPTDITGQLNLSDPSVSTVV; the protein is encoded by the exons ATGGCGAGAGCGCGCAGGAGCACCAAGCGCGCGTGCACAGCTGTCAGGACCAAGGACAGCGACCGCTTAGCCCGGAGCGCCCTGCGACGGAAAGTCGGCGTGATCGTCCCCCGAGTGGCTCACACGCTTCACGAGGCACTGCAGATCCCGTGGGCGAGGACGTTTTTCAGCGGAGAAAG AGTCGCGCTGCCGTCCAGAAGCTGCTCGAGCCGAGCCGCCTGCACCAGGGAGAGAAGTGCGCGGGCGGGGGGCTTCAGTTTGACGGTGCTGCTGGCGCAAACGATGAAGCTCTTTCTGCTGGCGGTGGTCGTCTGGTGCTCGTGCGCGCGGGCCGGCTGCGAACCGAAAATCGTCAACATCGGCGCCGTCCTCAGCCAGAAGAGGTACGAGCAGGTCTTCAAGGATGCCGTCACCCAAGCCAACCAAGTCTATGGACGGGATAAATTTAAGCTCACGGCCATCTCCGTCACGCATAAACCCAACGCCATTCAGATGGCCCTGTCCGTATGCGAGGACCTCATCTCCAGTCAG GTCTACGCCATCCTGGTGAGTCACCCGCCCCAGTCCAATGACCACCTGACTCCGACACCTGTCTCCTACACCGCAGGCTTCTACCGCATCCCCGTGGTGGGGCTCACCACTCGCATGTCTATTTACTCAGACAAG AGTATCCATCTGTCCTTCCTGAGGACCGTGCCCCCCTACTCGCACCAAGCGCACGTGTGGTTTGACCTGATGCGCGAGTTCAACTGGAACCACATCATCCTGATCGTGAGCGATGACCACGAGGGCCGAGCTGCTCAGAAGAGGCTGGAGACGCTCCTGGAGGAGAGAGAAACCAAG GCAGAGAAAGTCCTCCAGTTCAGCCAGGAGACTAACTTAACGGCCCTGCTGCTCGAGGCCAAAGAACTGGAGGCCCGAGTCATCATCCTTTCCGCCAG CGAGGAAGACGCCGCCGCGGTGTACAAGGCCGCCCGCTTCCTCAACATGACGGGCTCGGGCTACGTGTGGCTGGTGGGCGAGCGGGAGATGTCGGGTAAAGCGCTGAGTGAGGCGCCAGACG GTTTGATCGGCCTGCAGCTCATCAACGGCAAGAACGAGTCGGCTCATATCAATGACGCGGTGGCGGTTGTGGCCCAGTCGGTCCAAGAGCTCTTTGAGAAGGAAAATATCACTGAGCCACCAAGAGGATGCGTGGGCAACACCAACATCTGGAAAACGGGACCTCTATTCAAAAG GGTGCTCATGTCATCGAAATACCCGGAGGGGCTCACAGGACGTGTGGAGTTCAATGACGACGGAGACAGGAAGTATGCCCACTACAGCATTCTCAACTACCAGAAGAGTCGACTCATTCAAGTGGGCGTTTATAATGGGACGCAG GTGGTCATGAACAATCAGCGTAAGATTATCTGGCCCGGCGGGGAGACGGAAAAACCACAAGGCTTCCAGATGTCGACTCGATTGAAG ATAGTGACAATACACCAGGAGCCATTTGTTTACGTGAAACCCACAATGCCGGACGGAACGTGCAAGGAGGAAATGACATTAAATGGAGTCTTAATTAAAAAGGTTATCTGCACTGGGCCCAATGAGACCATCCCAG GACGCCCAATCGTGCCGCAGTGTTGTTATGGATTCTGCATTGATCTGCTGATCAAGCTGGCTATGACCATGAACTTTACCTACGAGGTTCATCTGGTGGCTGATGGGAAATTCGGAACGCAGGAGCGG GTGAACAACAGTAACAAGAAAGAATGGAATGGCATGATGGGAGAGCTCCTGGGGGGCCTGGCTGACATGATTGTTGCCCCGCTGACGATAAACAACGAACGAGCCCAGTACATTGAGTTCTCCAAACCCTTCAAATATCAAGGTCTCACGATTCTCGTGAAAAAG GAAATCCCTCGCAGTACACTGGACTCGTTCATGCAGCCGTTTCAAAGTACTCTGTGGCTGCTGGTGGGTCTTTCGGTACATGTGGTGGCGGTGATGCTTTACCTACTAGACCGGTTCAG cCCCTTTGGAAGATTTAAAGTCAacagtgaagaagaagaggaagatgcCCTCACCTTGTCATCTGCCATGTGGTTCTCCTGGGGAGTGCTTCTGAACTCTGGAATTGGAGAAG GTGCACCACGCAGCTTTTCAGCGAGAATTCTTGGTATGGTGTGGGCTGGCTTTGCCATGATCATTGTGGCTTCCTATACTGCCAACTTGGCTGCTTTCCTGGTGCTGGACCGGCCTGAGGAGCGCATCACCGGCATCAATGACCCAAGG CTCAGAAACCCATCGGACAAGTTCATCTACGCCACGGTGAAGCAAAGCTCCGTGGACATCTACTTCCGGCGGCAGGTGGAGCTTAGCACCATGTACCGCCACATGGAAAAGCACAACTATGAGAGTGCCGCCGAGGCCATCCAGGCAGTGCGTGACAA cAAGCTGCATGCTTTCATCTGGGACTCTGCGGTGCTGGAGTTTGAAGCCTCGCAGAAGTGCGACCTGGTGACCACGGGAGAGCTGTTTTTCCGTTCGGGCTTTGGCATAGGCATGCGCAAGGACAGCCCCTGGAAACAGAATGTGTCCCTGGCCATTCTCAG TTCTCATGAGAACGGCTTCATGGAAGACCTAGATAAAACCTGGGTGAGATACCAGGAGTGTGACTCGAGGAGCAATGCCCCAGCCACACTCACCTTTGAAAACATGGCAG GAGTCTTCATGCTTGTGGCTGGTGGCATAGCGGCAGGGatcttcctcatcttcatcgAAATAGCCTACAAGCGCCATAAAGACGCCCGCAGGAAGCAGATGCAGCTCGCCTTTGCGGCCGTTAACGTTTGGAGGAAGAACCTGCAG CAGTACCCACCAACTGACATCACGGGACAACTCAATTTGTCCGACCCCTCCGTCAGCACCGTGGTGTAG
- the LOC127591165 gene encoding glutamate receptor ionotropic, NMDA 1 isoform X2, protein MARARRSTKRACTAVRTKDSDRLARSALRRKVGVIVPRVAHTLHEALQIPWARTFFSGERVALPSRSCSSRAACTRERSARAGGFSLTVLLAQTMKLFLLAVVVWCSCARAGCEPKIVNIGAVLSQKRYEQVFKDAVTQANQVYGRDKFKLTAISVTHKPNAIQMALSVCEDLISSQVYAILVSHPPQSNDHLTPTPVSYTAGFYRIPVVGLTTRMSIYSDKSIHLSFLRTVPPYSHQAHVWFDLMREFNWNHIILIVSDDHEGRAAQKRLETLLEERETKNKKRNYENLDQLSYDNKRGPKAEKVLQFSQETNLTALLLEAKELEARVIILSASEEDAAAVYKAARFLNMTGSGYVWLVGEREMSGKALSEAPDGLIGLQLINGKNESAHINDAVAVVAQSVQELFEKENITEPPRGCVGNTNIWKTGPLFKRVLMSSKYPEGLTGRVEFNDDGDRKYAHYSILNYQKSRLIQVGVYNGTQVVMNNQRKIIWPGGETEKPQGFQMSTRLKIVTIHQEPFVYVKPTMPDGTCKEEMTLNGVLIKKVICTGPNETIPGNTSGRPIVPQCCYGFCIDLLIKLAMTMNFTYEVHLVADGKFGTQERVNNSNKKEWNGMMGELLGGLADMIVAPLTINNERAQYIEFSKPFKYQGLTILVKKEIPRSTLDSFMQPFQSTLWLLVGLSVHVVAVMLYLLDRFSPFGRFKVNSEEEEEDALTLSSAMWFSWGVLLNSGIGEGAPRSFSARILGMVWAGFAMIIVASYTANLAAFLVLDRPEERITGINDPRLRNPSDKFIYATVKQSSVDIYFRRQVELSTMYRHMEKHNYESAAEAIQAVRDNKLHAFIWDSAVLEFEASQKCDLVTTGELFFRSGFGIGMRKDSPWKQNVSLAILSSHENGFMEDLDKTWVRYQECDSRSNAPATLTFENMAGVFMLVAGGIAAGIFLIFIEIAYKRHKDARRKQMQLAFAAVNVWRKNLQPSSSLETQDDRKSGRAEPDPKKKASFRSISTTLASSIKRRRSSKDTYPPTDITGQLNLSDPSVSTVV, encoded by the exons ATGGCGAGAGCGCGCAGGAGCACCAAGCGCGCGTGCACAGCTGTCAGGACCAAGGACAGCGACCGCTTAGCCCGGAGCGCCCTGCGACGGAAAGTCGGCGTGATCGTCCCCCGAGTGGCTCACACGCTTCACGAGGCACTGCAGATCCCGTGGGCGAGGACGTTTTTCAGCGGAGAAAG AGTCGCGCTGCCGTCCAGAAGCTGCTCGAGCCGAGCCGCCTGCACCAGGGAGAGAAGTGCGCGGGCGGGGGGCTTCAGTTTGACGGTGCTGCTGGCGCAAACGATGAAGCTCTTTCTGCTGGCGGTGGTCGTCTGGTGCTCGTGCGCGCGGGCCGGCTGCGAACCGAAAATCGTCAACATCGGCGCCGTCCTCAGCCAGAAGAGGTACGAGCAGGTCTTCAAGGATGCCGTCACCCAAGCCAACCAAGTCTATGGACGGGATAAATTTAAGCTCACGGCCATCTCCGTCACGCATAAACCCAACGCCATTCAGATGGCCCTGTCCGTATGCGAGGACCTCATCTCCAGTCAG GTCTACGCCATCCTGGTGAGTCACCCGCCCCAGTCCAATGACCACCTGACTCCGACACCTGTCTCCTACACCGCAGGCTTCTACCGCATCCCCGTGGTGGGGCTCACCACTCGCATGTCTATTTACTCAGACAAG AGTATCCATCTGTCCTTCCTGAGGACCGTGCCCCCCTACTCGCACCAAGCGCACGTGTGGTTTGACCTGATGCGCGAGTTCAACTGGAACCACATCATCCTGATCGTGAGCGATGACCACGAGGGCCGAGCTGCTCAGAAGAGGCTGGAGACGCTCCTGGAGGAGAGAGAAACCAAG aataaaaaaaggaaCTATGAAAACCTCGACCAACTGTCCTATGACAACAAGCGAGGACCTAAG GCAGAGAAAGTCCTCCAGTTCAGCCAGGAGACTAACTTAACGGCCCTGCTGCTCGAGGCCAAAGAACTGGAGGCCCGAGTCATCATCCTTTCCGCCAG CGAGGAAGACGCCGCCGCGGTGTACAAGGCCGCCCGCTTCCTCAACATGACGGGCTCGGGCTACGTGTGGCTGGTGGGCGAGCGGGAGATGTCGGGTAAAGCGCTGAGTGAGGCGCCAGACG GTTTGATCGGCCTGCAGCTCATCAACGGCAAGAACGAGTCGGCTCATATCAATGACGCGGTGGCGGTTGTGGCCCAGTCGGTCCAAGAGCTCTTTGAGAAGGAAAATATCACTGAGCCACCAAGAGGATGCGTGGGCAACACCAACATCTGGAAAACGGGACCTCTATTCAAAAG GGTGCTCATGTCATCGAAATACCCGGAGGGGCTCACAGGACGTGTGGAGTTCAATGACGACGGAGACAGGAAGTATGCCCACTACAGCATTCTCAACTACCAGAAGAGTCGACTCATTCAAGTGGGCGTTTATAATGGGACGCAG GTGGTCATGAACAATCAGCGTAAGATTATCTGGCCCGGCGGGGAGACGGAAAAACCACAAGGCTTCCAGATGTCGACTCGATTGAAG ATAGTGACAATACACCAGGAGCCATTTGTTTACGTGAAACCCACAATGCCGGACGGAACGTGCAAGGAGGAAATGACATTAAATGGAGTCTTAATTAAAAAGGTTATCTGCACTGGGCCCAATGAGACCATCCCAGGTAACACAT CAGGACGCCCAATCGTGCCGCAGTGTTGTTATGGATTCTGCATTGATCTGCTGATCAAGCTGGCTATGACCATGAACTTTACCTACGAGGTTCATCTGGTGGCTGATGGGAAATTCGGAACGCAGGAGCGG GTGAACAACAGTAACAAGAAAGAATGGAATGGCATGATGGGAGAGCTCCTGGGGGGCCTGGCTGACATGATTGTTGCCCCGCTGACGATAAACAACGAACGAGCCCAGTACATTGAGTTCTCCAAACCCTTCAAATATCAAGGTCTCACGATTCTCGTGAAAAAG GAAATCCCTCGCAGTACACTGGACTCGTTCATGCAGCCGTTTCAAAGTACTCTGTGGCTGCTGGTGGGTCTTTCGGTACATGTGGTGGCGGTGATGCTTTACCTACTAGACCGGTTCAG cCCCTTTGGAAGATTTAAAGTCAacagtgaagaagaagaggaagatgcCCTCACCTTGTCATCTGCCATGTGGTTCTCCTGGGGAGTGCTTCTGAACTCTGGAATTGGAGAAG GTGCACCACGCAGCTTTTCAGCGAGAATTCTTGGTATGGTGTGGGCTGGCTTTGCCATGATCATTGTGGCTTCCTATACTGCCAACTTGGCTGCTTTCCTGGTGCTGGACCGGCCTGAGGAGCGCATCACCGGCATCAATGACCCAAGG CTCAGAAACCCATCGGACAAGTTCATCTACGCCACGGTGAAGCAAAGCTCCGTGGACATCTACTTCCGGCGGCAGGTGGAGCTTAGCACCATGTACCGCCACATGGAAAAGCACAACTATGAGAGTGCCGCCGAGGCCATCCAGGCAGTGCGTGACAA cAAGCTGCATGCTTTCATCTGGGACTCTGCGGTGCTGGAGTTTGAAGCCTCGCAGAAGTGCGACCTGGTGACCACGGGAGAGCTGTTTTTCCGTTCGGGCTTTGGCATAGGCATGCGCAAGGACAGCCCCTGGAAACAGAATGTGTCCCTGGCCATTCTCAG TTCTCATGAGAACGGCTTCATGGAAGACCTAGATAAAACCTGGGTGAGATACCAGGAGTGTGACTCGAGGAGCAATGCCCCAGCCACACTCACCTTTGAAAACATGGCAG GAGTCTTCATGCTTGTGGCTGGTGGCATAGCGGCAGGGatcttcctcatcttcatcgAAATAGCCTACAAGCGCCATAAAGACGCCCGCAGGAAGCAGATGCAGCTCGCCTTTGCGGCCGTTAACGTTTGGAGGAAGAACCTGCAG CCATCTTCCTCTCTAGAGACTCAGGAT gaTAGAAAAAGTGGTAGAGCAGAGCCCGACCCCAAAAAGAAAGCCTCTTTTAGGTCCATCAGTACCACCCTGGCCTCCAGCATCAAGAGACGTAGGTCCTCCAAAGACACG TACCCACCAACTGACATCACGGGACAACTCAATTTGTCCGACCCCTCCGTCAGCACCGTGGTGTAG
- the LOC127591165 gene encoding glutamate receptor ionotropic, NMDA 1 isoform X15, which yields MRGPHLQSGLRHPGFYRIPVVGLTTRMSIYSDKSIHLSFLRTVPPYSHQAHVWFDLMREFNWNHIILIVSDDHEGRAAQKRLETLLEERETKNKKRNYENLDQLSYDNKRGPKAEKVLQFSQETNLTALLLEAKELEARVIILSASEEDAAAVYKAARFLNMTGSGYVWLVGEREMSGKALSEAPDGLIGLQLINGKNESAHINDAVAVVAQSVQELFEKENITEPPRGCVGNTNIWKTGPLFKRVLMSSKYPEGLTGRVEFNDDGDRKYAHYSILNYQKSRLIQVGVYNGTQVVMNNQRKIIWPGGETEKPQGFQMSTRLKIVTIHQEPFVYVKPTMPDGTCKEEMTLNGVLIKKVICTGPNETIPGNTSGRPIVPQCCYGFCIDLLIKLAMTMNFTYEVHLVADGKFGTQERVNNSNKKEWNGMMGELLGGLADMIVAPLTINNERAQYIEFSKPFKYQGLTILVKKEIPRSTLDSFMQPFQSTLWLLVGLSVHVVAVMLYLLDRFSPFGRFKVNSEEEEEDALTLSSAMWFSWGVLLNSGIGEGAPRSFSARILGMVWAGFAMIIVASYTANLAAFLVLDRPEERITGINDPRLRNPSDKFIYATVKQSSVDIYFRRQVELSTMYRHMEKHNYESAAEAIQAVRDNKLHAFIWDSAVLEFEASQKCDLVTTGELFFRSGFGIGMRKDSPWKQNVSLAILSSHENGFMEDLDKTWVRYQECDSRSNAPATLTFENMAGVFMLVAGGIAAGIFLIFIEIAYKRHKDARRKQMQLAFAAVNVWRKNLQPSSSLETQDDRKSGRAEPDPKKKASFRSISTTLASSIKRRRSSKDTQYPPTDITGQLNLSDPSVSTVV from the exons ATGCGAGGACCTCATCTCCAGTCAG GTCTACGCCATCCTG GCTTCTACCGCATCCCCGTGGTGGGGCTCACCACTCGCATGTCTATTTACTCAGACAAG AGTATCCATCTGTCCTTCCTGAGGACCGTGCCCCCCTACTCGCACCAAGCGCACGTGTGGTTTGACCTGATGCGCGAGTTCAACTGGAACCACATCATCCTGATCGTGAGCGATGACCACGAGGGCCGAGCTGCTCAGAAGAGGCTGGAGACGCTCCTGGAGGAGAGAGAAACCAAG aataaaaaaaggaaCTATGAAAACCTCGACCAACTGTCCTATGACAACAAGCGAGGACCTAAG GCAGAGAAAGTCCTCCAGTTCAGCCAGGAGACTAACTTAACGGCCCTGCTGCTCGAGGCCAAAGAACTGGAGGCCCGAGTCATCATCCTTTCCGCCAG CGAGGAAGACGCCGCCGCGGTGTACAAGGCCGCCCGCTTCCTCAACATGACGGGCTCGGGCTACGTGTGGCTGGTGGGCGAGCGGGAGATGTCGGGTAAAGCGCTGAGTGAGGCGCCAGACG GTTTGATCGGCCTGCAGCTCATCAACGGCAAGAACGAGTCGGCTCATATCAATGACGCGGTGGCGGTTGTGGCCCAGTCGGTCCAAGAGCTCTTTGAGAAGGAAAATATCACTGAGCCACCAAGAGGATGCGTGGGCAACACCAACATCTGGAAAACGGGACCTCTATTCAAAAG GGTGCTCATGTCATCGAAATACCCGGAGGGGCTCACAGGACGTGTGGAGTTCAATGACGACGGAGACAGGAAGTATGCCCACTACAGCATTCTCAACTACCAGAAGAGTCGACTCATTCAAGTGGGCGTTTATAATGGGACGCAG GTGGTCATGAACAATCAGCGTAAGATTATCTGGCCCGGCGGGGAGACGGAAAAACCACAAGGCTTCCAGATGTCGACTCGATTGAAG ATAGTGACAATACACCAGGAGCCATTTGTTTACGTGAAACCCACAATGCCGGACGGAACGTGCAAGGAGGAAATGACATTAAATGGAGTCTTAATTAAAAAGGTTATCTGCACTGGGCCCAATGAGACCATCCCAGGTAACACAT CAGGACGCCCAATCGTGCCGCAGTGTTGTTATGGATTCTGCATTGATCTGCTGATCAAGCTGGCTATGACCATGAACTTTACCTACGAGGTTCATCTGGTGGCTGATGGGAAATTCGGAACGCAGGAGCGG GTGAACAACAGTAACAAGAAAGAATGGAATGGCATGATGGGAGAGCTCCTGGGGGGCCTGGCTGACATGATTGTTGCCCCGCTGACGATAAACAACGAACGAGCCCAGTACATTGAGTTCTCCAAACCCTTCAAATATCAAGGTCTCACGATTCTCGTGAAAAAG GAAATCCCTCGCAGTACACTGGACTCGTTCATGCAGCCGTTTCAAAGTACTCTGTGGCTGCTGGTGGGTCTTTCGGTACATGTGGTGGCGGTGATGCTTTACCTACTAGACCGGTTCAG cCCCTTTGGAAGATTTAAAGTCAacagtgaagaagaagaggaagatgcCCTCACCTTGTCATCTGCCATGTGGTTCTCCTGGGGAGTGCTTCTGAACTCTGGAATTGGAGAAG GTGCACCACGCAGCTTTTCAGCGAGAATTCTTGGTATGGTGTGGGCTGGCTTTGCCATGATCATTGTGGCTTCCTATACTGCCAACTTGGCTGCTTTCCTGGTGCTGGACCGGCCTGAGGAGCGCATCACCGGCATCAATGACCCAAGG CTCAGAAACCCATCGGACAAGTTCATCTACGCCACGGTGAAGCAAAGCTCCGTGGACATCTACTTCCGGCGGCAGGTGGAGCTTAGCACCATGTACCGCCACATGGAAAAGCACAACTATGAGAGTGCCGCCGAGGCCATCCAGGCAGTGCGTGACAA cAAGCTGCATGCTTTCATCTGGGACTCTGCGGTGCTGGAGTTTGAAGCCTCGCAGAAGTGCGACCTGGTGACCACGGGAGAGCTGTTTTTCCGTTCGGGCTTTGGCATAGGCATGCGCAAGGACAGCCCCTGGAAACAGAATGTGTCCCTGGCCATTCTCAG TTCTCATGAGAACGGCTTCATGGAAGACCTAGATAAAACCTGGGTGAGATACCAGGAGTGTGACTCGAGGAGCAATGCCCCAGCCACACTCACCTTTGAAAACATGGCAG GAGTCTTCATGCTTGTGGCTGGTGGCATAGCGGCAGGGatcttcctcatcttcatcgAAATAGCCTACAAGCGCCATAAAGACGCCCGCAGGAAGCAGATGCAGCTCGCCTTTGCGGCCGTTAACGTTTGGAGGAAGAACCTGCAG CCATCTTCCTCTCTAGAGACTCAGGAT gaTAGAAAAAGTGGTAGAGCAGAGCCCGACCCCAAAAAGAAAGCCTCTTTTAGGTCCATCAGTACCACCCTGGCCTCCAGCATCAAGAGACGTAGGTCCTCCAAAGACACG CAGTACCCACCAACTGACATCACGGGACAACTCAATTTGTCCGACCCCTCCGTCAGCACCGTGGTGTAG